One stretch of Petrotoga miotherma DSM 10691 DNA includes these proteins:
- a CDS encoding ABC transporter permease: MNWFEAIFTAFASPLFYKLTILSALPLIFAGIGGVYSEITGVTNIALEGIMKLGAFIGVAVTFLTGNPWIGLILGMIGGLILAFFHAYVSIEWAANQIVSATALILIAQGFTGFLMKPIFGQEGQTDFVAKIPTVKIEAIQNIPFIGEIFGEISSFFYIAIVVIIGSWFLLYKTPLGLRMRSVGENPRAADTLGVNVKAIRYFGVLMSGVLAALGGMYLALGDIGQFQEQMPAGKGFIALAAMILGNWNPIGTMWAALLFGAAEAMNIQLQTLMVLPSEIKALLNLLPFVLTIIVVGGFVGRTRAPAADGVPYEKE, from the coding sequence TGCTTTTGCTTCACCTTTATTTTATAAATTAACGATTCTTTCTGCATTACCATTGATTTTTGCTGGAATTGGAGGAGTTTACAGCGAAATAACCGGCGTAACAAATATTGCTTTAGAAGGTATAATGAAATTAGGAGCCTTCATCGGGGTGGCTGTTACTTTTCTTACTGGGAACCCTTGGATTGGATTGATTTTAGGTATGATTGGAGGTTTAATTTTGGCCTTCTTTCATGCTTATGTTTCCATAGAATGGGCAGCAAATCAAATTGTTTCTGCTACAGCTTTGATTCTGATTGCTCAAGGGTTCACTGGTTTTCTAATGAAACCTATTTTTGGCCAAGAAGGTCAAACAGACTTTGTTGCTAAAATCCCAACGGTAAAAATAGAGGCAATTCAAAATATTCCTTTCATTGGAGAAATCTTCGGAGAAATCAGTTCCTTCTTTTACATTGCTATAGTAGTCATCATCGGATCGTGGTTTTTACTTTACAAGACTCCTTTAGGTTTAAGAATGCGCTCTGTAGGTGAAAATCCAAGGGCTGCGGATACGTTAGGTGTGAACGTTAAGGCGATAAGATACTTTGGAGTTTTAATGAGTGGAGTGCTCGCTGCATTAGGAGGGATGTATCTAGCCCTAGGTGATATAGGACAGTTTCAAGAACAGATGCCAGCCGGAAAAGGCTTCATTGCTTTGGCAGCCATGATATTAGGAAATTGGAATCCTATTGGTACAATGTGGGCAGCTTTGCTTTTCGGAGCTGCAGAAGCTATGAATATTCAACTTCAAACTTTGATGGTTCTTCCTTCAGAAATCAAAGCTTTACTAAATTTATTGCCTTTCGTTTTGACTATAATCGTAGTTGGAGGATTTGTTGGAAGAACAAGAGCACCCGCTGCCGACGGGGTTCCTTACGAAAAAGAGTAA